The following proteins are encoded in a genomic region of Gimesia algae:
- a CDS encoding glutamine synthetase III family protein, with protein sequence MNFQQTPTGQLFNANVFSTATMKKRLPKQVYKQLISTIEAGHKLDCSTADVVASAIKDWAIEKGATHYAHVFYPLTGSTAEKHDSFLSPDGDGSAIAEFSGSQLIQGEPDGSSFPTGGIRATFEARGYTIWDVTSPAYILENSNGTTLCIPTAFVSWTGEALDKKTPVLRSMQALNIQAQRILKLFGHDDGKLVSSTAGPEQEYFLIDRNFYYARPDLLNSGRTLFGAKPPKGQEFDDHYFGAIPDRVLAFMFEAERELFKLGIPIKTRHNEVAPGQYEIAPLFESANIATDHQQLLMTTLRRTAEKHGMVCLTHEKPFAGVNGSGKHVNWSMGSSSQGNLLDPGDTPHENAQFLLFCGAVIRAVHKFQGLLRAVVASASNDHRLGANEAPPAIISIFLGDQLTDVFEQIKAGGANSSIPKGTLTVGADVLPPLPKDAGDRNRTSPFAFTGNRFEFRAVGSNQSIAGPLVAMNTIVADSLEYCATRLEEATGGDPSKLHTELQKLLTDIMNDHGSIIFNGDGYSDEWHAEAKKRGLLNLKTTVDALPVLETQEVKDLFTKYEVLSERELASRLEIYLEQYIMSIKVESNLTIKMAKTMIFPAAIRYQGELVSNCASLKMLDYDFDTNTLDKVTELVKTLQDSIVELEAAASGGESEDMLSEATHCCHTILPLMNKVRATADELEGIVADDLWPLPTYQEMLFIK encoded by the coding sequence ATGAATTTCCAGCAGACGCCAACCGGTCAACTGTTTAACGCGAACGTCTTTTCCACAGCGACCATGAAAAAGCGTCTGCCCAAGCAAGTTTACAAACAATTGATCAGCACCATTGAAGCGGGTCACAAACTGGATTGTTCGACTGCTGACGTCGTGGCTTCCGCCATCAAAGACTGGGCGATTGAAAAAGGAGCCACTCACTATGCTCACGTTTTCTATCCCCTGACCGGTTCGACTGCCGAAAAGCACGACAGCTTCCTGTCTCCAGACGGTGACGGCAGTGCCATCGCTGAATTCAGCGGCTCACAGCTGATCCAGGGTGAACCCGATGGTTCCAGTTTCCCGACCGGCGGTATCCGTGCCACATTCGAAGCCCGTGGTTACACGATCTGGGACGTCACCAGCCCGGCTTACATTCTGGAAAATTCCAACGGTACGACACTCTGCATTCCAACCGCCTTTGTTTCCTGGACTGGCGAAGCACTGGATAAGAAAACTCCCGTTCTGCGTTCCATGCAGGCTTTGAATATTCAGGCACAGCGTATTCTGAAACTGTTTGGCCACGATGATGGAAAACTGGTTTCTTCCACAGCAGGCCCCGAACAGGAATACTTCCTGATCGACCGAAACTTCTATTATGCTCGTCCCGACCTGTTAAACTCCGGTCGCACCTTATTCGGAGCCAAACCACCCAAAGGTCAGGAATTCGACGATCACTATTTTGGTGCGATCCCCGACCGCGTACTGGCTTTCATGTTCGAAGCAGAACGTGAACTGTTCAAACTGGGGATTCCCATCAAAACCCGTCACAACGAAGTGGCTCCCGGGCAGTATGAAATCGCACCTTTGTTCGAATCTGCCAACATTGCTACCGACCATCAGCAACTGCTGATGACCACACTGCGTCGGACTGCAGAAAAGCATGGCATGGTCTGCCTGACTCATGAAAAGCCATTCGCCGGCGTCAATGGTTCAGGTAAACACGTTAACTGGTCGATGGGCAGCTCTTCACAAGGCAACCTGCTCGATCCCGGTGATACTCCTCATGAAAACGCCCAGTTCCTGTTGTTCTGTGGTGCTGTGATTCGTGCCGTCCATAAATTCCAGGGACTGCTGCGAGCCGTTGTCGCTTCCGCCAGCAACGATCATCGTCTGGGTGCCAACGAAGCGCCTCCTGCGATTATCTCGATCTTCCTGGGCGATCAGTTGACCGACGTCTTCGAGCAGATCAAAGCCGGCGGAGCCAACTCATCGATTCCCAAGGGAACACTGACCGTGGGAGCCGACGTGCTGCCACCACTGCCAAAAGATGCCGGCGACCGTAACCGAACCAGTCCGTTTGCCTTCACCGGTAACCGGTTTGAATTCCGTGCTGTCGGTTCGAATCAGTCCATCGCAGGTCCACTGGTCGCGATGAATACCATCGTGGCCGACTCGCTGGAATATTGTGCAACACGCCTGGAAGAAGCCACCGGCGGCGATCCCAGCAAGCTGCACACCGAACTGCAGAAACTGTTGACCGACATCATGAACGATCATGGTTCGATCATCTTCAACGGCGATGGTTACAGCGACGAATGGCATGCAGAAGCTAAAAAACGGGGTCTGTTGAATCTTAAGACCACTGTGGACGCTCTGCCTGTTCTGGAGACACAGGAAGTCAAAGACCTGTTTACCAAATACGAAGTCCTTTCCGAACGCGAGCTGGCCAGCCGCCTGGAAATTTACCTCGAACAGTACATCATGTCGATCAAAGTCGAGTCGAATCTGACGATCAAAATGGCGAAGACGATGATCTTCCCGGCTGCGATCCGTTACCAGGGCGAACTGGTTTCCAATTGTGCCAGCCTGAAAATGCTGGATTACGATTTCGATACCAATACGCTGGACAAAGTCACCGAACTGGTCAAGACATTGCAGGACAGCATCGTTGAACTGGAAGCCGCCGCTTCTGGCGGTGAATCGGAAGACATGCTGTCTGAAGCGACACACTGCTGCCACACGATTCTGCCTTTGATGAACAAGGTGCGTGCGACAGCCGATGAACTGGAAGGGATTGTCGCTGACGATCTGTGGCCACTGCCCACCTACCAGGAAATGCTGTTCATCAAGTAA
- a CDS encoding potassium channel family protein — MSDSESLFSTDTIQRSQPGHSRPFRKIMTGIALFFTICLVAVIGYVSAGWKLEDSIYMVIITIFGVGYGEVQPIESSGLRALTIMVIIAGYGAVIYTIGGFMQMVIDGELNRALGARRMTKEIERLNGHTIICGVGRMGSILAKSLYAAKKPFVVVDCDERRLKAAEDQGYWVINGDASEEYVLEQAGIRRASVLATVLSADATNVFVTITAREMNPDVMIIARGENPKTEKKLLGCGANRVVLPTAIGASKVAQLIMRPTMENMLEQLTSEGAITDELGHFGLQFEELQVTAGSTFVNKTLDKIEVRSDRGFLVVAIRRADGEVEQNLASDTLLLEGDAVIVLVHSNDIPHLSEKFAAKGIKITYRGVTAEL, encoded by the coding sequence ATGTCAGATTCTGAATCATTATTCTCTACAGATACGATTCAGCGAAGCCAGCCCGGACATTCCCGACCGTTCCGTAAAATCATGACCGGGATTGCGTTGTTCTTTACGATCTGCCTGGTTGCCGTCATCGGCTATGTCTCCGCCGGCTGGAAGCTGGAAGATTCGATCTACATGGTCATCATCACCATCTTCGGCGTCGGATATGGCGAAGTGCAGCCCATCGAATCGTCAGGGCTGCGGGCCTTGACGATCATGGTGATCATCGCCGGTTATGGCGCGGTGATCTATACCATCGGCGGGTTCATGCAGATGGTCATCGACGGCGAACTCAACCGAGCCCTGGGAGCGAGAAGAATGACGAAAGAAATAGAACGTCTGAATGGACACACGATTATCTGTGGTGTCGGCCGCATGGGTTCAATCCTGGCGAAAAGTCTGTACGCAGCGAAAAAACCGTTCGTGGTTGTGGACTGTGACGAACGTCGCCTGAAAGCCGCCGAAGATCAGGGCTACTGGGTGATTAACGGCGATGCATCGGAAGAATATGTACTGGAACAGGCGGGTATCCGCCGGGCTTCCGTGCTGGCGACCGTCCTTTCTGCCGATGCGACGAACGTGTTCGTCACGATTACCGCGCGGGAAATGAACCCGGACGTGATGATCATCGCCCGTGGGGAAAACCCCAAGACCGAAAAGAAACTGTTGGGCTGCGGCGCGAACCGCGTGGTGCTGCCGACTGCTATCGGCGCAAGCAAAGTCGCCCAGTTGATCATGCGACCGACGATGGAAAACATGCTGGAACAGCTGACCAGCGAAGGCGCGATTACCGACGAACTGGGTCACTTCGGTCTGCAGTTCGAAGAGCTGCAGGTGACCGCGGGTTCGACGTTTGTAAACAAGACACTGGATAAGATCGAGGTTCGCAGCGATCGGGGCTTCCTGGTGGTTGCCATCCGCCGCGCCGACGGGGAAGTTGAACAGAACCTGGCTTCCGATACACTTCTATTGGAAGGAGACGCTGTCATCGTCCTCGTTCACAGCAACGACATTCCACATCTCTCTGAAAAGTTCGCTGCCAAGGGCATTAAGATTACCTATCGGGGTGTGACGGCGGAGCTGTGA
- a CDS encoding type II toxin-antitoxin system RelE/ParE family toxin, with protein MRGEIKTPPFSSAARIEAGILLRRLQRGDSLELPHSRPMPSIGRRIHELRIPDEKHTWRIVYRLDPDAVIIGEVFAKKTQKTPQSVIENCKQRFKQYDEATK; from the coding sequence TTGCGCGGCGAGATTAAAACGCCTCCATTCTCTTCTGCAGCGCGGATTGAAGCTGGCATATTGCTTCGACGGCTACAGCGAGGAGATTCACTGGAATTGCCACACAGTCGTCCGATGCCGTCTATTGGCCGTCGTATCCATGAATTACGTATCCCGGATGAGAAACACACATGGCGCATCGTGTATCGCCTTGATCCTGATGCGGTGATTATTGGAGAAGTATTCGCCAAGAAGACTCAAAAGACACCCCAGTCGGTCATCGAGAATTGTAAACAGCGCTTCAAACAATATGATGAGGCAACGAAATGA
- a CDS encoding helix-turn-helix transcriptional regulator yields the protein MKTSKQKKLEAAGWQVGSTADFLELSKAEEMLVNMKLSLAAEVKALRIQLNLTQQDLAKRIGSSQSRVAKIEVADKTVSFDLLIRSLAALGASRSHIGKIVGTRKAVKTKTSPKKRLTRQK from the coding sequence ATGAAAACATCTAAACAAAAAAAACTGGAAGCGGCTGGCTGGCAGGTAGGATCAACGGCTGATTTTCTGGAACTCAGCAAAGCCGAAGAAATGCTCGTGAATATGAAGCTGTCGCTGGCAGCAGAAGTCAAGGCATTGAGAATTCAGCTCAATCTCACACAACAGGATCTGGCAAAACGAATTGGTTCCAGCCAGTCGCGTGTTGCAAAAATTGAAGTGGCTGACAAAACTGTTTCATTTGATCTCCTGATTCGATCACTGGCTGCCCTTGGGGCGTCACGGTCCCATATCGGAAAGATTGTCGGTACGCGCAAAGCTGTCAAAACGAAAACGAGTCCAAAAAAGCGGCTAACCCGACAAAAATAG
- a CDS encoding DUF4304 domain-containing protein, whose translation MITTRMLTQAIQAELKPHGFQRKGANWYLFSETMITVLNLQKSQYGATYFLNLGFWLQQIEHNDFPREYQCHVRTRASSLWPEGSHRPEAGAPRIADLLNIDEYSCDDGKRLEQISQFVAEKLVPVLKAGVTLEGLNQLLAEHDEFQITLAARNALKLPVSD comes from the coding sequence ATGATCACGACGCGGATGCTGACCCAGGCGATACAAGCAGAACTGAAGCCACATGGATTTCAACGCAAGGGGGCGAACTGGTATCTGTTCAGCGAGACGATGATTACAGTTTTGAACCTGCAGAAATCTCAATATGGCGCGACTTATTTTCTCAATCTCGGTTTCTGGTTACAGCAGATTGAACACAACGATTTTCCCCGCGAGTATCAATGTCATGTGCGCACACGTGCCAGTTCACTCTGGCCCGAGGGTTCACATCGCCCTGAAGCAGGCGCGCCTCGCATCGCCGATCTGTTGAATATCGATGAGTATTCCTGCGATGACGGAAAGCGGCTCGAACAGATCAGTCAATTTGTCGCTGAAAAACTGGTGCCAGTATTAAAAGCAGGTGTCACCCTGGAGGGGCTCAATCAATTGTTAGCGGAACACGATGAGTTCCAGATTACCCTGGCAGCACGGAATGCATTGAAGCTGCCTGTGTCTGACTGA